One Bradyrhizobium sp. CCGB12 genomic window carries:
- a CDS encoding DNA polymerase III subunit delta' — MSPRQTERETAIPHPRGTSRLFGHREAETALLAAYRSGRIPHAWLIGGPQGIGKATLAYRMARFVLARGQPLAPPMQRAEDLAIDPDDAVARQVAASSHGGLLTLERTANDRGVMRTVITVDETRETIGFFGSTAAAEGWRVCIVDTVDELNPNAANALLKILEEPPQQSLFLLVSHAPARVLATIQSRCRKLRLRPLVTDDVIAAAASAADLDPNDPALREAADAAEGSVARALTLLGGDALKLQQRTAAMLARLPQVDPRELHTLGDSLPISDRVALAAFIDGIDRWIAERLHADEANANQNLPRLARLAEVWEKIVRAARDTETYNLERKPLVFSVFGWLADATR; from the coding sequence ATGAGCCCGCGTCAGACCGAGCGCGAAACTGCCATTCCGCATCCGCGCGGGACATCGAGGCTGTTCGGCCACCGCGAGGCCGAGACGGCGCTGCTCGCGGCCTATCGCAGCGGGCGCATCCCGCATGCCTGGCTGATTGGCGGACCGCAAGGGATCGGCAAGGCGACGCTGGCCTACCGCATGGCGCGCTTCGTGCTCGCCCGTGGCCAGCCGTTGGCGCCGCCCATGCAGCGCGCCGAAGACCTTGCGATCGATCCCGATGACGCGGTGGCGCGGCAGGTTGCGGCGAGCTCGCATGGCGGCCTGTTGACGCTGGAGCGTACCGCCAACGACCGTGGCGTGATGCGCACGGTGATCACCGTCGACGAGACGCGCGAGACGATCGGCTTCTTCGGCTCGACGGCCGCCGCCGAAGGCTGGCGTGTCTGCATTGTCGACACCGTCGACGAGCTCAATCCAAACGCGGCCAACGCGCTATTGAAAATTCTCGAAGAGCCGCCGCAGCAATCGCTGTTCCTGCTGGTGAGCCACGCGCCCGCACGCGTGCTCGCCACGATCCAGTCACGCTGCCGCAAGCTGCGCCTGCGTCCGCTCGTCACGGACGACGTGATCGCTGCTGCGGCCTCGGCGGCCGACCTCGATCCGAACGATCCGGCGCTGCGCGAGGCGGCGGACGCCGCGGAGGGCAGTGTTGCGCGGGCGCTGACGCTGCTCGGCGGCGATGCGCTCAAGCTCCAGCAGCGCACAGCGGCAATGCTCGCGCGTCTGCCGCAGGTCGATCCGCGCGAATTGCACACGCTCGGCGATTCGCTTCCCATCAGCGACCGCGTCGCGCTTGCCGCCTTCATCGACGGCATCGACCGCTGGATCGCGGAGCGCCTGCATGCGGACGAAGCCAATGCCAACCAGAACCTGCCGCGCCTTGCGCGGCTAGCTGAGGTATGGGAAAAGATCGTCCGCG